The following is a genomic window from Deltaproteobacteria bacterium.
CTGGTGGTCTCATAGATTTCGGGCTCAGCCTCGGCAGACAACCTGATTGCCTTGGCGTAACATCCCCCTTCAAAGTTGAACACCCCATCGTCGCTCCAGCCATGCTCATCATCGCCAATAAGAGTCCTGTCTGGATCAGCTGAAAGGGTGGTCTTGCCTGTACCGGAAAGGCCGAAGAACAGGGCAACATCATCTTGATTCTTGCCGTAGTTTGCAGAGCAGTGCATGGGCAAAACATTGTGCTCCGGCAGCAGGTAAGTCATCACCGTGAGCATGGTCTTTTTCATCTCTCCTGCATAATGGCTGCCTGCAACGAAGGCCTCCATGCGCCCCAGATTGAGAAGGACAACTACTTCAGAATTGGTGCCGTCTTCTTCAGGATTGGCGTTGAAGCCCGCAGCATCGACAAGAGTGAATTTCGGCTGAAATTGGGCAAGCTTGGCGGCATCCAATTCCCGGACGAACATGTTGCGGGCAAAGAGATTGTGCCAGGCTTTCTCGGTAATCACCCGGATGGGAAGTCGATATTTTGGATCCGTACCCACGTAGCAGTCCTGGACATACAGGTCTTTGCCCTCGAGATACGCCAGAATTCGAGCCCGCAATGATTCGTAACGCTCGGGACTGAAGGGCCGGTTGACCTCGCCCCAGTAGATCTTGTCCTGGCTGGACGGCTCTCGTACCACGTACTTGTCATTGGGAGACCGCCCCGTATACTGACCTGTTCGAACCACCAGTGGCCCGAGATGAGCCATGAGCCCCTCATGGCGTTGCAGGGCCTGTTCATACAGGGCAGGACTCGATAAATTCCACCAGATAGCCCTGGCATTAGTTATGCCAAAGTCTTGCAAACCATGTAAACTCCTTACTTGACCTTGTTCTTGCATTTTGACCTCCAGTAGGTGTTTCGTAAACAGATCTGAGGTTGCAGACATGTCACTGTCGCATAAGGTAATCTACTATCTTGCAACCGCAGATCGCTCATGCCGACCAGCCAACCACTACAAGGTGTAAGTGAGCAGCCAGGACCGAGATGAAATACCCCAGGAGCATTCGCTCCTGAGCTGTTGCCATTTGTTGTGCTGTTGTCAGTCTGCAAGCACTGCAGCTCTAGGCATCAAATAGCGTCATGCCTGTTCCTCTCAAGTCCCGCACCGCTTGTTTGACCCGTTCAGCCATGGATTGTTCCGCAAGCTTCATATAGACCCGCGGATCGTATACCTTCTTGTTGCCCACTTCTCCGTCCACCTTGAGTACGCCATCGTCCAGAACCCCCGTGAAACACCAGATGAAAACGGCCCTTGCTGCCGTAGGCCTTTTCCAGAGCCTCCTGACCGTCCTTCAAAATCGAAGGCCTGAGTTTCACGTGACCAGGCTTGTAGACCCCGTGGACGTTGCCGAAGGTTGCCGCCACCAGGTAGCGGGCCTCCTTTACTTCATTCATCCGGCGAGCTGCCTCGAGCATATCCTCGGGGGTGGTGTACAGCTTTTTCCCCGCCCCTTCCCCACTGACTCCATCCTCTTCACCACCAACCACCCCTACTTCGATTTCGAGAATAATCTCACTCCGGTGACAGCGCTCCAGCAAAGGCACTGCTATGTCCAGATTCTCTTCTAAAGGCAAGGCACTGCCGTCGAACATGTGACTGTTGAAAAGATTGGACATACCTGAAGCACGACGTTTTTCTGTCTCTTCAATGAGCGGTATGACAAAACTTTCCAGCTTGTCTGCCTGGCAATGGTCTGTGTGAAGAGCAACATAGATGTCGTAGCGGTCTGCAACCCGATGTACGTGTTCAGCAATTGAAATTGCCCCCAGAACCATGTCCTTGACCGCCGACCCAGAAGCAAAAGCACCACCTCCGGTGGACACCTGAATGATGCCGTCGCTGCGACTCTCAGCGAGCCCCTTGAGTACAGCGTTTGCCGTGGTCAAAGACGTGACATTTATCGCTGGATAAGCAAACTTTTTTTCCGCTGCTCGGTCGAGCATCCTGCAGTAGGTTTCGTAGTCAGCTACAGGCATAGTGCCTCCTCTCAAGGCTTTCGGCCTAGAATTTCACTGGTCTGACAAAGGCATCTTTCCCGGCATATTTGGCTGCTGTGCCCAAATCTTCCTCGATGCGGAGCAGCTGGTTGTATTTCTCCACCCGCTCACCTCTGGCCGGGGCACCTGTCTTGAGATGGCCGGTATCCAGGGCCACAGTCATATCAGCGATAAAGCTGTCAACAGTCTCTCCACTCCGGTGCGACACACAGGCTCCCCAGCCGGCTCGCTGACACATTCGCACTGCCTCGATGGTCTCGGTCAGGGTACCAATCTGGTTGAGCTTGATCAGAGCGGCATTGGCGCAATTTTCCCGAATACCCCTGGCAATGTACTCCACATTGGTGACGAAGAGATCATCTCCCACCAGCTCCATCTTCTCTCCCAAACGGCTGTTGAGGACCTGCCAGCCCTGCCAGTCTTCTTCCGCCAAGCCGTCCTCCACAAGAATGATCGGATAGTTCCTGGCCAGCTCTTCATAATAGTCCACCATCTCTTCAGCAGTGCAGGTGCGCTTCTCTGTCCGCAGATTATAGAGCCCGTCTTCGAAAAACTCGCTGGAGGCCGGATCCAAGGCAATGCCCACCTCGGCCCCGGGTCTGAGACCGGCTTTCTCGATCCCTTTCACTATGACCTGCAGGGGCTCTTCATTAGATGACACATTGGGCGCAAAGCCGCCCTCGTCACCGATGCCCACGTGATGACCCGCATCCATGAGCACCGAACGCAAGGCATGATATATCTCGCTGGCCCATTGCAGAGCTTCCTTGAAGCTTGCCGCACCGTAAGGAGCAATCATGAATTCCTGGAAGTCTGAACCCTGCCAGCGGGCGTGCACCCCGCCATTCATTATATTGAGCATGGGAACAGGAAGGCGAACAGCATCTGGACCGCCAAGGTAGCGATACAGGGGAAGATCGGCCGCCATGGCTGCTGCCCGGGCTACCGCCAGAGATACACCCAGAATTGCGTTGGCTCCCAGTTTGCCTTTGTTGGCAGTACCGTCAAGTTCAATGAGAGACTTATCCACAGCCACCTGATTGCGAGCATCCAGCCCCTTCAGGGCATCATTGATAGGTCCGTTGACATTTTCCACAGCTTTCAGAACCCCTTTGCCGCCAAATCTTTGCGAGTCGCCGTCTCGCAGTTCCACGGCCTCGCGGGCACCGGTGGACGCCCCAGAAGGCACTCCCGCCCGAGACTGAATGCCACTGGCAAGAATTACCTCCACCTCCACGGTTGGATTACCGCGGCTGTCAAGAATCTCTCGGGCTCTAACTTTGCTAATTTCCGTGTTTCTTACATCAGACATATTTCCACCTCCTATTTGTCAGTTTTATCAGTACAGTGGTTTCGCAATAGGCGATATCAATCCTCTCGGGTGGATTGGTCCCGCCGCCGGGGTACTGCTCTTGTGGGGTAGGTCAGCGAAGCCATCCGGCAAACAGTCTGCCGTCAAACTAATCACTCACCTTCCGTATGGCAAGGACATGCCGCCTCCATAGAGGTTTGTGGCCTACATGTAGTTAATTTAACTACATACTATCCACACCCCAGGCATCAATTTTTCATTGGCGAATGAAGGCGCCTCAGCTGCAGCCGCTGAACCTTTCATTCGAGAGCAGCCAGTTTCAGGAGTCCACAGCATCATCGAATTTCATGAGGATTTCGATGTCGGCTCCATCAAAGATGGATCTCTCGAGACTGGGATAGCGTTTCTCGAATACCCGAATCATGGCCGCATTTTCTCGGAGCACATATGCAGAAAAAGCCTTGTAGCCATTCTCCCGAGCTATTTTTTCTAAAACTCCCACCAGATATGATCCTATGCCCATGCCCTGGAAGTCCTCTCGCACGATGAAGGCCACTTCAGCGGTGTGGTCGTCCACCCTGCCATAAGAGCCAGCCGCGATCACGTCCT
Proteins encoded in this region:
- a CDS encoding phosphoenolpyruvate carboxykinase (ATP) yields the protein MQEQGQVRSLHGLQDFGITNARAIWWNLSSPALYEQALQRHEGLMAHLGPLVVRTGQYTGRSPNDKYVVREPSSQDKIYWGEVNRPFSPERYESLRARILAYLEGKDLYVQDCYVGTDPKYRLPIRVITEKAWHNLFARNMFVRELDAAKLAQFQPKFTLVDAAGFNANPEEDGTNSEVVVLLNLGRMEAFVAGSHYAGEMKKTMLTVMTYLLPEHNVLPMHCSANYGKNQDDVALFFGLSGTGKTTLSADPDRTLIGDDEHGWSDDGVFNFEGGCYAKAIRLSAEAEPEIYETTRRFGTILENVAIDSANRRLDLDSDAFTENTRASYPISHIPNADRDG
- the eno gene encoding phosphopyruvate hydratase, whose translation is MSDVRNTEISKVRAREILDSRGNPTVEVEVILASGIQSRAGVPSGASTGAREAVELRDGDSQRFGGKGVLKAVENVNGPINDALKGLDARNQVAVDKSLIELDGTANKGKLGANAILGVSLAVARAAAMAADLPLYRYLGGPDAVRLPVPMLNIMNGGVHARWQGSDFQEFMIAPYGAASFKEALQWASEIYHALRSVLMDAGHHVGIGDEGGFAPNVSSNEEPLQVIVKGIEKAGLRPGAEVGIALDPASSEFFEDGLYNLRTEKRTCTAEEMVDYYEELARNYPIILVEDGLAEEDWQGWQVLNSRLGEKMELVGDDLFVTNVEYIARGIRENCANAALIKLNQIGTLTETIEAVRMCQRAGWGACVSHRSGETVDSFIADMTVALDTGHLKTGAPARGERVEKYNQLLRIEEDLGTAAKYAGKDAFVRPVKF